In a single window of the Etheostoma spectabile isolate EspeVRDwgs_2016 chromosome 3, UIUC_Espe_1.0, whole genome shotgun sequence genome:
- the dnaaf1 gene encoding dynein axonemal assembly factor 1 isoform X1, which produces MSTPEVQEKTGDKVLPATKMEDGDAEKTSSVKDKVDAMTNDDAQGNKESNTEPQTPLQQRAKHSEPRMTKMFLKDLCKQNKLYSTPCLNDTLYLHFKGFSAIENLEEYTGLKCLWLESNGLQRIENLDAQTDLRCLFLQQNLLHKLENLEPLKKLCTLNVSNNFIHIIENISFLPDLSTLQIAHNKLETVGDIKHLSQCLVISVLDMSHNLLHDPEILLVLEAMPELRVLNLMGNEVVRKIPNYRKTMIVRLKQLTFLDDRPVFPKDRACAEAWAVGGLEAERKEREQWETRERRKIQDSLDGIANIRKKAWERQRLRELQEKGVTEDSTTPESPCEENDTQMMPVFVQDCLDAREEFFQSQSTQGPNEQQSNCKHLKEEQPGQGLEREQLEKGDQEKSKTKVTVTQEKEGLNPEHSAQEQESLAGKMLETEIGDDKQEIGDDXXXXQEIGDDKQEIGDDKQQQNQSCGIQLIRKEAEREQANMSGRFEREQRSVVKADKVVPAHGPGPLVTELEDADQLKTIHLPLHRSLHIDDLPDLEDVDTDDFTATFSFQQVLKPKIDVISGGSDEDEPIANQSEGMPTFGPEKNPPMLLRGCDKSTRVSNNSSLVYPDNGETLEPLIFEPVGNSKSNPTSSPPRCLIEELE; this is translated from the exons ATGTCCACTCCAGAAGTCCAGGAAAAGACGGGAGATAAAGTACTGCCAGCGACTAAAATGGAAGATGGAGATGCCGAAAAAACTTCTTCTGTCAAAGATAAAGTGGATGCCATGACAAATGATGACGCTCAAGGAAACAAGGAAAGTAACACAGAACCGCAAACCCCACTTCAACAAAGAGCAAAACATTCAGAGCCACGCATGACCAAGATGTTCCTTAAAGACCTTTGTAAGCAGAACAAACTTTACTCAACACCTTGCCTGAATGACACCCTGTACCTGCATTTCAAAGGTTTCTCCGCCATTGAGAACCTAGAGGAGTACACAGGACTGAAGTGTCTCTGGCTGGAAAGCAATGGGCTTCAACGCATTGAGAACCTGGATGCTCAGACCGATCTGCGCTGCTTGTTCCTTCAGCAGAACCTCTTACACAAGCTGGAAAACCTTGAACCTCTGAAAAAGCTCTGTACCCTTAATGTCTCCAACAACTTCATACACATCATAGAGAATATCTCCTTCCTTCCTGACCTGAGCACTCTGCAGATAGCCCACAACAAGCTGGAGACTGTGGGGGACATAAAGCATCTGAGTCAGTGTCTGGTAATCAGTGTGCTGGACATGTCTCACAATCTATTACATGACCCTGAGATCCTCCTGGTACTTGAGGCCATGCCAGAACTGCGTGTGCTAAATCTAATGGGAAATGAGGTGGTGAGAAAAATCCCAAACTACAGGAAGACCATGATTGTGCGTCTCAAGCAGCTCACCTTCCTTGACGATCGCCCTGTGTTCCCCAAAGACAGGGCATGTGCAGAGGCATGGGCTGTGGGAGGGCTGGAAGCGGAGCGTAAAGAGAGGGAGCAGTGGGAAACACGAGAGAGGAGGAAAATTCAGGACAGCTTGGACGGCATTGCAAACATTCGAAAGAAAGCCTGGGAGAGACAACGCCTTCGAGAGCTACAAGAGAAAG GGGTCACTGAGGATTCAACCACTCCAGAGAGTCCATGTGAGGAAAATGACACCCAGATGATGCCAGTCTTTGTGCAAGACTGCCTGGATGCCCGTGAGGAGTTCTTCCAGAGTCAATCGACACAGGGGCCCAATGAACAGCAGTCAAACTGTAAACATCTTAAAGAAGAGCAGCCAGGCCAAGGTTTAGAGAGGGAACAGTTAGAGAAAGGCGACCAGGAGAAATCAAAGACAAAGGTGACTGTGACACAAGAGAAGGAGGGGCTGAATCCAGAGCACTCAGCACAAGAGCAAGAAAGCCTTGCAGGGAAGATGCTAGAGACCGAAATAGGAGATGATAAACAAGAAATAGGAGATGATANNNNNNNNNNACAAGAAATAGGAGATGATAAACAAGAAATAGGAGatgataaacaacaacaaaaccagtCATGTGGAATCCAATTAATAAGAAAGGAAGCGGAGAGAGAGCAGGCAAACATGAGTGGACGGTTTGAAAGGGAACAGCGTTCTGTGGTCAAGGCAGATAAGGTCGTACCAGCACATGGTCCCGGACCACTGGttacagagctggaggatgcaGACCAGCTGAAAACCATTCACCTTCCACTACATCGCTCACTGCATATTGACGACCTGCCTGATCTGGAGGATGTGGACACAGACGACTTCACAGCAACGTTCTCTTTTCAGCAAGTGCTCAAACCTAAAATAGATGTCATATCAGGAGGCAGTGACGAGGACGAGCCAATTGCGAATCAGAGTGAGGGCATGCCCACCTTTGGTCCAGAAAAAAATCCTCCGATGCTCTTAAGAGGCTGTGACAAATCCACCAGGGTCTCTAACAATTCTTCATTGGTGTATCCAGACAATGGGGAAACCCTTGAGCCACTCATTTTTGAACCAGTGGGAAACTCCAAATCAAACCCAACCTCTTCTCCACCACGCTGCCTGATTGAGGAGCTGGAATGA
- the dnaaf1 gene encoding dynein axonemal assembly factor 1 isoform X3 translates to MSTPEVQEKTGDKVLPATKMEDGDAEKTSSVKDKVDAMTNDDAQGNKESNTEPQTPLQQRAKHSEPRMTKMFLKDLCKQNKLYSTPCLNDTLYLHFKGFSAIENLEEYTGLKCLWLESNGLQRIENLDAQTDLRCLFLQQNLLHKLENLEPLKKLCTLNVSNNFIHIIENISFLPDLSTLQIAHNKLETVGDIKHLSQCLVISVLDMSHNLLHDPEILLVLEAMPELRVLNLMGNEVVRKIPNYRKTMIVRLKQLTFLDDRPVFPKDRACAEAWAVGGLEAERKEREQWETRERRKIQDSLDGIANIRKKAWERQRLRELQEKGVTEDSTTPESPCEENDTQMMPVFVQDCLDAREEFFQSQSTQGPNEQQSNCKHLKEEQPGQGLEREQLEKGDQEKSKTKVTVTQEKEGLNPEHSAQEQESLAGKMLETEIGDDKQQQNQSCGIQLIRKEAEREQANMSGRFEREQRSVVKADKVVPAHGPGPLVTELEDADQLKTIHLPLHRSLHIDDLPDLEDVDTDDFTATFSFQQVLKPKIDVISGGSDEDEPIANQSEGMPTFGPEKNPPMLLRGCDKSTRVSNNSSLVYPDNGETLEPLIFEPVGNSKSNPTSSPPRCLIEELE, encoded by the exons ATGTCCACTCCAGAAGTCCAGGAAAAGACGGGAGATAAAGTACTGCCAGCGACTAAAATGGAAGATGGAGATGCCGAAAAAACTTCTTCTGTCAAAGATAAAGTGGATGCCATGACAAATGATGACGCTCAAGGAAACAAGGAAAGTAACACAGAACCGCAAACCCCACTTCAACAAAGAGCAAAACATTCAGAGCCACGCATGACCAAGATGTTCCTTAAAGACCTTTGTAAGCAGAACAAACTTTACTCAACACCTTGCCTGAATGACACCCTGTACCTGCATTTCAAAGGTTTCTCCGCCATTGAGAACCTAGAGGAGTACACAGGACTGAAGTGTCTCTGGCTGGAAAGCAATGGGCTTCAACGCATTGAGAACCTGGATGCTCAGACCGATCTGCGCTGCTTGTTCCTTCAGCAGAACCTCTTACACAAGCTGGAAAACCTTGAACCTCTGAAAAAGCTCTGTACCCTTAATGTCTCCAACAACTTCATACACATCATAGAGAATATCTCCTTCCTTCCTGACCTGAGCACTCTGCAGATAGCCCACAACAAGCTGGAGACTGTGGGGGACATAAAGCATCTGAGTCAGTGTCTGGTAATCAGTGTGCTGGACATGTCTCACAATCTATTACATGACCCTGAGATCCTCCTGGTACTTGAGGCCATGCCAGAACTGCGTGTGCTAAATCTAATGGGAAATGAGGTGGTGAGAAAAATCCCAAACTACAGGAAGACCATGATTGTGCGTCTCAAGCAGCTCACCTTCCTTGACGATCGCCCTGTGTTCCCCAAAGACAGGGCATGTGCAGAGGCATGGGCTGTGGGAGGGCTGGAAGCGGAGCGTAAAGAGAGGGAGCAGTGGGAAACACGAGAGAGGAGGAAAATTCAGGACAGCTTGGACGGCATTGCAAACATTCGAAAGAAAGCCTGGGAGAGACAACGCCTTCGAGAGCTACAAGAGAAAG GGGTCACTGAGGATTCAACCACTCCAGAGAGTCCATGTGAGGAAAATGACACCCAGATGATGCCAGTCTTTGTGCAAGACTGCCTGGATGCCCGTGAGGAGTTCTTCCAGAGTCAATCGACACAGGGGCCCAATGAACAGCAGTCAAACTGTAAACATCTTAAAGAAGAGCAGCCAGGCCAAGGTTTAGAGAGGGAACAGTTAGAGAAAGGCGACCAGGAGAAATCAAAGACAAAGGTGACTGTGACACAAGAGAAGGAGGGGCTGAATCCAGAGCACTCAGCACAAGAGCAAGAAAGCCTTGCAGGGAAGATGCTAGAGAC AGAAATAGGAGatgataaacaacaacaaaaccagtCATGTGGAATCCAATTAATAAGAAAGGAAGCGGAGAGAGAGCAGGCAAACATGAGTGGACGGTTTGAAAGGGAACAGCGTTCTGTGGTCAAGGCAGATAAGGTCGTACCAGCACATGGTCCCGGACCACTGGttacagagctggaggatgcaGACCAGCTGAAAACCATTCACCTTCCACTACATCGCTCACTGCATATTGACGACCTGCCTGATCTGGAGGATGTGGACACAGACGACTTCACAGCAACGTTCTCTTTTCAGCAAGTGCTCAAACCTAAAATAGATGTCATATCAGGAGGCAGTGACGAGGACGAGCCAATTGCGAATCAGAGTGAGGGCATGCCCACCTTTGGTCCAGAAAAAAATCCTCCGATGCTCTTAAGAGGCTGTGACAAATCCACCAGGGTCTCTAACAATTCTTCATTGGTGTATCCAGACAATGGGGAAACCCTTGAGCCACTCATTTTTGAACCAGTGGGAAACTCCAAATCAAACCCAACCTCTTCTCCACCACGCTGCCTGATTGAGGAGCTGGAATGA
- the dnaaf1 gene encoding dynein axonemal assembly factor 1 isoform X2, protein MSTPEVQEKTGDKVLPATKMEDGDAEKTSSVKDKVDAMTNDDAQGNKESNTEPQTPLQQRAKHSEPRMTKMFLKDLCKQNKLYSTPCLNDTLYLHFKGFSAIENLEEYTGLKCLWLESNGLQRIENLDAQTDLRCLFLQQNLLHKLENLEPLKKLCTLNVSNNFIHIIENISFLPDLSTLQIAHNKLETVGDIKHLSQCLVISVLDMSHNLLHDPEILLVLEAMPELRVLNLMGNEVVRKIPNYRKTMIVRLKQLTFLDDRPVFPKDRACAEAWAVGGLEAERKEREQWETRERRKIQDSLDGIANIRKKAWERQRLRELQEKGVTEDSTTPESPCEENDTQMMPVFVQDCLDAREEFFQSQSTQGPNEQQSNCKHLKEEQPGQGLEREQLEKGDQEKSKTKVTVTQEKEGLNPEHSAQEQESLAGKMLETEIGDDKQEIGDDKQEIGDDKQQQNQSCGIQLIRKEAEREQANMSGRFEREQRSVVKADKVVPAHGPGPLVTELEDADQLKTIHLPLHRSLHIDDLPDLEDVDTDDFTATFSFQQVLKPKIDVISGGSDEDEPIANQSEGMPTFGPEKNPPMLLRGCDKSTRVSNNSSLVYPDNGETLEPLIFEPVGNSKSNPTSSPPRCLIEELE, encoded by the exons ATGTCCACTCCAGAAGTCCAGGAAAAGACGGGAGATAAAGTACTGCCAGCGACTAAAATGGAAGATGGAGATGCCGAAAAAACTTCTTCTGTCAAAGATAAAGTGGATGCCATGACAAATGATGACGCTCAAGGAAACAAGGAAAGTAACACAGAACCGCAAACCCCACTTCAACAAAGAGCAAAACATTCAGAGCCACGCATGACCAAGATGTTCCTTAAAGACCTTTGTAAGCAGAACAAACTTTACTCAACACCTTGCCTGAATGACACCCTGTACCTGCATTTCAAAGGTTTCTCCGCCATTGAGAACCTAGAGGAGTACACAGGACTGAAGTGTCTCTGGCTGGAAAGCAATGGGCTTCAACGCATTGAGAACCTGGATGCTCAGACCGATCTGCGCTGCTTGTTCCTTCAGCAGAACCTCTTACACAAGCTGGAAAACCTTGAACCTCTGAAAAAGCTCTGTACCCTTAATGTCTCCAACAACTTCATACACATCATAGAGAATATCTCCTTCCTTCCTGACCTGAGCACTCTGCAGATAGCCCACAACAAGCTGGAGACTGTGGGGGACATAAAGCATCTGAGTCAGTGTCTGGTAATCAGTGTGCTGGACATGTCTCACAATCTATTACATGACCCTGAGATCCTCCTGGTACTTGAGGCCATGCCAGAACTGCGTGTGCTAAATCTAATGGGAAATGAGGTGGTGAGAAAAATCCCAAACTACAGGAAGACCATGATTGTGCGTCTCAAGCAGCTCACCTTCCTTGACGATCGCCCTGTGTTCCCCAAAGACAGGGCATGTGCAGAGGCATGGGCTGTGGGAGGGCTGGAAGCGGAGCGTAAAGAGAGGGAGCAGTGGGAAACACGAGAGAGGAGGAAAATTCAGGACAGCTTGGACGGCATTGCAAACATTCGAAAGAAAGCCTGGGAGAGACAACGCCTTCGAGAGCTACAAGAGAAAG GGGTCACTGAGGATTCAACCACTCCAGAGAGTCCATGTGAGGAAAATGACACCCAGATGATGCCAGTCTTTGTGCAAGACTGCCTGGATGCCCGTGAGGAGTTCTTCCAGAGTCAATCGACACAGGGGCCCAATGAACAGCAGTCAAACTGTAAACATCTTAAAGAAGAGCAGCCAGGCCAAGGTTTAGAGAGGGAACAGTTAGAGAAAGGCGACCAGGAGAAATCAAAGACAAAGGTGACTGTGACACAAGAGAAGGAGGGGCTGAATCCAGAGCACTCAGCACAAGAGCAAGAAAGCCTTGCAGGGAAGATGCTAGAGACCGAAATAGGAGATGATAAACAAGAAATAGGAG ATGATAAACAAGAAATAGGAGatgataaacaacaacaaaaccagtCATGTGGAATCCAATTAATAAGAAAGGAAGCGGAGAGAGAGCAGGCAAACATGAGTGGACGGTTTGAAAGGGAACAGCGTTCTGTGGTCAAGGCAGATAAGGTCGTACCAGCACATGGTCCCGGACCACTGGttacagagctggaggatgcaGACCAGCTGAAAACCATTCACCTTCCACTACATCGCTCACTGCATATTGACGACCTGCCTGATCTGGAGGATGTGGACACAGACGACTTCACAGCAACGTTCTCTTTTCAGCAAGTGCTCAAACCTAAAATAGATGTCATATCAGGAGGCAGTGACGAGGACGAGCCAATTGCGAATCAGAGTGAGGGCATGCCCACCTTTGGTCCAGAAAAAAATCCTCCGATGCTCTTAAGAGGCTGTGACAAATCCACCAGGGTCTCTAACAATTCTTCATTGGTGTATCCAGACAATGGGGAAACCCTTGAGCCACTCATTTTTGAACCAGTGGGAAACTCCAAATCAAACCCAACCTCTTCTCCACCACGCTGCCTGATTGAGGAGCTGGAATGA
- the mrpl44 gene encoding large ribosomal subunit protein mL44 codes for MASGYILNRGVLTLGIHCQRVCRNVSLSQVREKKRWMKAYTHLMAKKLKLEGPPPPKPRSHQPHWDYHAEVQAFSSRLHENFSLEVLKTAFINPCYLQAEQEKRKGLGVDSGITALVLKDNTRLSEKGAGFTKSFLTDWCGASFPSLPSEGVESVVGHLTSSAVVSYVARNLGIDDLTLSAECPVPDDVLHSTFMAVIGVLQESSGAEQTGLFLRDFLVTQLIGKDLFDMWTVINPMGLLVEELTKRKVPLPEPRLIRSAGACTVLPLYFVGLYSNKKLLAQGPGETLAAAEDEAARVALRKLYGYTENHRPFDFSPLQQHQQTLIQSVSSNSC; via the exons ATGGCGTCCGGATACATACTAAATCGTGGTGTGCTAACGTTAGGCATTCACTGTCAGCGTGTTTGCAGAAACGTATCATTGTCACAGGTTAGGGAGAAAAAGCGATGGATGAAAGCATACACACACCTCATGGCAAAGAAGTTAAAGCTTGAAGGACCTCCACCACCGAAGCCACG GTCTCATCAGCCTCACTGGGATTACCACGCTGAGGTTCAGGCTTTCAGCAGCCGCCTCCACGAGAACTTCTCCCTGGAGGTACTGAAAACAGCCTTCATCAATCCCTGTTACCTGCAGGCGGAGcaagagaagagaaaggggTTAGGCGTGGACTCCGGGATCACTGCTCTTGTTCTAAAAGATAATACCCGGCTGAGTGAAAAGGGAGCAGGTTTCACTAAAAGCTTCCTGACAGACTGGTGCGGGGCCAGCTTCCCGAGCCTGCCGAGTGAGGGGGTGGAGAGTGTCGTAGGGCACCTTACCAGTTCAGCAGTGGTGTCCTATGTAGCAAGAAATCTCGGCATTGACGACCTAACCCTGAGTGCAGAATGTCCTGTTCCTGATGATGTGCTTCATTCAACATTCATGGCAGTAATTGGAGTTTTACAGGAGAGCAGTGGAGCTGAGCAAACTGGATTGTTCCTCCGG GATTTCCTGGTCACTCAGCTGATAGGGAAAGACCTGTTTGATATGTGGACAGTTATCAACCCCATGGGACTATTAGTGGAAGAGCTTACTAAGAGGAAGGTTCCACTGCCAGAGCCTCGCCTCATCAGGTCTGCTGGAGCTTGTACCGTCCTGCCTCTGTACTTTGTCGGCTTGTACAG CAACAAGAAGCTTCTGGCTCAGGGTCCAGGAGAGACACTTGCAGCAGCCGAGGACGAGGCAGCTCGTGTGGCCCTCCGGAAACTCTACGGCTACACTGAGAACCACAGACCCTTTGACTTCTCTCCACTACAGCAGCATCAGCAGACATTAATTCAATCAGTCAGCAGCAATTCATGTTAA